From the genome of Tripterygium wilfordii isolate XIE 37 chromosome 6, ASM1340144v1, whole genome shotgun sequence:
acgaaaaatttatgtgtatgCGAGTTTTGACTGAACTAATATAGGTGCATAATGTGTAAAGCAAATTTGCATAGTGTGGATAGTCATGTTACAACTATATTCCTCACTCGGTTTAGCCAGCCAATTAATGATGACTTTTTTGGATGAACGAGAAAGAAGCTAAAAGTTtttcttcatgagaaaaaagACTCCAAAGCATAATTCCTGTCATTATACTCTTTAATCATACGAATCAATGCCCTTCAAGGCTTCAACCATccacaaaaaaagagagtgatTGACTCGTTGTGGTACAATTTAGAGATTTGTGTTTATAAcccaaaagagagaaacaaaaaaagaagttaaaaactACAAGACATGATTTCGGTGGCCTTTGGCCCATTGTCTGCCACTGGCTCTCACATGGCAGCAGTACCGAGACGAGATCTATACAAAACTTTAATTTATCATCCGAAATCATCTGAATAAAGGTGGGAAATTAAAATCATTTTTCACTGATTTATTCTTTTTTCCAAGTTTGACGAAGAGGCAGAGGTTAAGATATCAACAGATGGCCTCATTTGGTGTCGAATTGATTTGATGACTTGACCAGAGTCtggaaatattaaaattaaagaaaaagctTTCGAAATCAGGCGTACTCAGATCCATTTACACAAGCATCACACGGGTTGAAACCAACATTCCACCTCACACAACCACCATCCTCCATATTCTTCTCtgttgatgctttggcagtCTTCAAGGGAGACAAGTTAGGTGGGCTTTCTTTTGCTATCGTTTCTAACTTGGCACTCACATGATTTGAACCCTCCTCTATTGCTCATTTATTTACTCTTCTATTGTTGTTTGATGTATTTGTGTGAGAAATTGAGCCTCATTTTGGATTCCTGGTATTTGGGTGCTTTAAAGTGGAATTTTTGTGGCTATTATTTGCAGATAGATCTGGGTTTTTCTTTAAGAATGGCAATTGACACTCTGCTCGAATCTGAGGCCTAAAGTGTTACAAAGCTACTTACTTCTCATCTGGGTGTTCATGGTTCGACGATTTGTGTGAGAAAGGGCCAAAAGTGTATCCGAGAATTACGAGgcattgtgtttttttaatcatttggagctcctctattgagagataATGATGGCAGGCAACGGTCTTTTGTATCCAATTATTGGTTTTGCTTCATGTGTGGCTTTCCTTTACATGTCTTTTGGTGACTTGGCTGCTGTTAATTACCATAAACAACCCGAGTTAGATTTTGTGAGAAGGAATGGGACTCATTTTGTGGTTGATGGTCGACCCTTATACGTCAATGGATGGAACTCTTACTGGTTGATGGGTTATGCCGTGGAGGGACATGGCAGACCAAAGGTTCGCGCAATGCTGCAAGCAGGGGCACAGATGGGTCTCACTGTTTGTAGAACTTGGGCCTTCAACGATGGTGCCTACAATGCCCTCCAGATTTCCCCTGGTCGATTCGACGAGCGAGTCTTCAAGGTAAAAGAATTCCTGAATTGTTTGTACTTCACTTCTTTATGCAAATAACTAACCTGAGTTTTGTTCAGTGCACCAATTATCCCAGAGGATTTAGGAAATTGATTGTTTGACATCAAGCTTATTTTGAGCATTGTGAAGTGTCTGTTTGGCATCACTATAGAACTGTTTAATATTTTACGTTTTATTCTACTTGACAAGGTCATTGTTTGTTTTCTGAAATCAATCAGATGTCTCTCTTTTAGCAGAGGTGATATGGCTCCCTGATACTGTTAATAGAAAAGAAACAGAACTAATGAgcataaaattgaaaactatCCAGTTTGTTGTAGCGTTTGGGAAAGAAAAGATTGCTACAATGGCTACCAAAACTTCCCCAGTCTACTTCAaatcaattgtgcttatttgtcCTCGCCTTTTGTGCTTTCCTTGTCAATTAATGAAACTAGGATTAGATTTTTTATGGTtccatttcatttttcattttttttgtcattttcattgTATTgccattctatttttttgggtgatCCTTCTTTCTACCTTGCATCAGCAGGGATGAGTAATTATGGGATTTATGGAAACAAGAAGGGAGTGCATGTGTTCTGTCATGATCTGTGAAATGCTTACATCTTACCTTATAAATGGCATTTTGTATCTTCAAAGTCCTTGGATATCTCAAAATATCATGCTATTAACTGATTGAAAGAGTGGGTTGCCTTTTGTTGCTCTGCATTTTATCCTCTACAGTTTCACTGAATAAAATGCTAAGCTTTTTCCGTTTAATGATCTTGAAAAATTGATGGTGTGTCAGGCCTTGGATTATGTCATTGCAGAAGCAAGACGGCATGGAATCAGGCTGATTCTAAGTTTAGTGAATAACTTGCAAGCATATGGTGGGAAGACTCAATATGTCAAATGGGCATGGGAAGAGGGCATTGCTCTAAGCTCTTCAAATGACTCCTTCTTCTTTGATCCATCGATCCGCAAGTATTTCAAGCATTATGTCAAGGTAcctgtttatttattttcaaaaagcaGTGAAGGAAACATATTAAATTGATAACAGAAACATTCATATCATTTGTATTGCACAGGGATCCTTCAAAAATCTAGTTGACATTTTCTGAAGTAGGGAACTCAGCAGATATGAATTTCTTATTGTCATGATAAGAACTTTTTGTGAATATAATTTCGGCATAGCTCTGTAAAATCTACTCTTGTAACCCAACATGTTTTAAGACAAGACTAAGTTACATCATGTGAATATTCATCACCTTGTAGTTAGTACTAAGTTGTTGCTAGGAAAATATGTCAAGTGGTTCCAGCCTTCCAGGTTGATGGCAATGCAGCGGCATGCAGCCTACCAAACAATCACCAATCATTTGTTATTTTGCTATCTTTTTTATTGTCTAGGTGtagaaaatttcaatttttgaatGTCTTACACTGATCCTTTTGCAGACTGTGCTGACCAGAAAGAACACCCTAACAGGAATTGAGTATAGGAATGATCCTACCATCTTTGGGTGGGAATTGATAAATGAACCCCGGTGCATGTCTGATGCTTCAGGTGACACTCTTCAAGTAAGTTGTGAACTCCTTATTCTTTTACCCTATTATCAACCATTGTACGCCATCTGACCTTTATCGAACATCTAAGCAATCTTAaatcttaaatattttttcacaacttaaacCAGGTATTGCttatataataaatattatattcaAAGCTACTATTTGTAATTTTATGCAACTATTCCATATCGGTGGGCTGATATGGCTAGCGTTGGTTAATGTTGCCGTTTACTGAGCTCTCTTTTATTAGCAACTTTTAGCATACTTGAATTGCAAGGAACTAACCTAGTTGAGGAAAGGGCCCTCTCTAAACCCACTTCTACAGTTCTACTccaccttttttcttcttcatcgatttatttttttctactgATAGGCACTACATACTCGGGAACAAATCAttagaaaaaccaaaaaaagaaatcgGCCAAGGATTCAAAAGACTATCGGGATTGTATAAACTCATTTTAAAAATGTCTTCTATGGTTGGTTGGTCCATTTATGTATTATGCATTCATGTGAAAACTGGCTTATATGTACACTTGAAGGATGCAGTTGCAGTCGGAAGAGTGTAGGCTATGTGTATTGTTATGGTTTTATATGAGTATTCATTAACTGTATGGTGTATAATTGCAGGAGTGGATAGAAGAAATGTCAGCTTTTGTGAAAAGAATTGACAAGCACCATCTGTTAACAGTGGGTCTTGAAGGATTCTATGGTCCTACGAACGCCAAGAGGCTATCTGTGAATCCAGAGCAGTGGGCTTCTACGCTTGGGTCTGATTTTATTCGCAACTCGAAGATACCAAACATCGATTTTGCCTCGGTGCATGTCTACCCTGATCATTGGTATGTATTGGAAGTTAATAAATTagtgcttatcaaaaaaaaaaagtagtgctCCAAAATACATGCATAGAAGGGTGCTCTTTACCTCTTTTCATATTTGCAAATCAAAACTAGTTATTTCCTTTGTGCATATCTGACCTATATGCAACTATTTTTTCACCTTTGAAGGTTTCACAACCAGGAATTTGAGGACAGACTGAATTTTGTCTCGAAGTGGTTGCTTTCTCACATTGAAGATGGTGACAACGAACTCAAGAAGCCCATCATGTTTACTGAATATGGATTGTCGAGCGAGAACAAGGACTTCCTACCATCTCAACGAGACCGATTTCACAAAACCATTTTAGACATCATTTACAAATCTGCCAGGCAAAACTGGTCTGGCGCAGGCTCTTTAGTTTGGCAGTTTTTTGCTGAAGGAATGGAAGAGTCTCATGATAGTTTTGCCATAATCCCATGGAAAGATCCATCAACATTTCGATTGACTGTCGAACAATCTTGCAGGTTGGCTAGAATCCTGGGATTAAATCAACAGAAAGTGGATCTTAACGATCTGTGCTCGCTGGCAAAGTGTTCTGAAAAGACATGCCTGCAACTGAAATAGAAGTTTTAACTGTTTTGGTGGGAGATTGGTTGTGAGGCAGAGATGTGTGTTTTATGAATCCTTAACACATTCTTTGTATGGCCACAAAAAAACTGATACCATGCTAGATGAATCAGATATAAGTATACCGGCTGTACTGCACTGCAGCCAATACTACATTGAGTTAGACATGAAGGGGAAAAAGAGTTCAGTATCAGATTGCAGATTCTGATAGCTTGTAATCACTGGTATCATGAAAGGATTGGAGAAGCTATTGGGTCGAGAGAAAACTCCCAAGCTTT
Proteins encoded in this window:
- the LOC120000403 gene encoding mannan endo-1,4-beta-mannosidase 2-like — encoded protein: MMAGNGLLYPIIGFASCVAFLYMSFGDLAAVNYHKQPELDFVRRNGTHFVVDGRPLYVNGWNSYWLMGYAVEGHGRPKVRAMLQAGAQMGLTVCRTWAFNDGAYNALQISPGRFDERVFKALDYVIAEARRHGIRLILSLVNNLQAYGGKTQYVKWAWEEGIALSSSNDSFFFDPSIRKYFKHYVKTVLTRKNTLTGIEYRNDPTIFGWELINEPRCMSDASGDTLQEWIEEMSAFVKRIDKHHLLTVGLEGFYGPTNAKRLSVNPEQWASTLGSDFIRNSKIPNIDFASVHVYPDHWFHNQEFEDRLNFVSKWLLSHIEDGDNELKKPIMFTEYGLSSENKDFLPSQRDRFHKTILDIIYKSARQNWSGAGSLVWQFFAEGMEESHDSFAIIPWKDPSTFRLTVEQSCRLARILGLNQQKVDLNDLCSLAKCSEKTCLQLK